The uncultured Hyphomonas sp. genome includes a region encoding these proteins:
- the hslV gene encoding ATP-dependent protease subunit HslV, producing the protein MTGATDTTSPGWHGTTILAVRKNNKLVMLSDGQVSMGQTVMKGNARKVRRLADGKILAGFAGATADAFTLFERLETKLERHNGQLSRAAVELAKDWRTEKYLQKLEALLIVADKEVTLVLTGSGDVLEPEYDVVSVGSGGNYALSAARALIDYEEDAEVIGRKAMQIAADICVYTNANFTVETLDI; encoded by the coding sequence ATGACTGGCGCAACAGATACCACTTCACCCGGCTGGCATGGCACGACCATTCTGGCCGTTCGCAAGAACAACAAACTCGTCATGCTGTCCGATGGCCAGGTGTCGATGGGTCAGACCGTCATGAAAGGCAACGCCCGCAAGGTGCGCCGCCTCGCCGACGGCAAGATCCTGGCAGGATTCGCCGGCGCGACCGCTGACGCCTTTACCCTGTTCGAGCGGCTGGAAACCAAGCTGGAGCGCCACAATGGCCAGCTCTCCCGCGCCGCGGTCGAACTCGCCAAGGACTGGCGCACGGAGAAATACCTGCAGAAACTGGAAGCGCTGCTGATCGTGGCCGACAAGGAAGTCACCCTGGTTCTTACCGGATCCGGAGACGTGCTGGAGCCGGAATACGACGTCGTATCGGTCGGCTCAGGCGGCAATTACGCCCTCTCCGCCGCCCGCGCCCTCATCGACTATGAGGAAGACGCTGAAGTGATTGGCCGCAAGGCAATGCAGATCGCGGCTGATATCTGCGTCTACACCAATGCGAATTTCACGGTCGAAACCCTCGACATCTGA
- the pstC gene encoding phosphate ABC transporter permease subunit PstC translates to MDFLLLAAAVTLASFGFIAGRLRAEQFSFPGDIHPNSRPNAHGYFVLMWSLVPVVLVAMGYIFFGEGTSRAILRSELPEGFSILTPGELTTYLDTVARAARIPNFLSGEHVFDTVTERYGEIRGTVNIFTLVIAFGLSIAGMFLSRRCLAPGFRARQHVESGIEWFLFLCAALAIATTVGIVASLIFESLRFFAEVPVWDFLLGTRWNAQTSAEFGALPLFFGTFMISFFAMMVAAPVGLFAAIYLSEYASGQVRAIIKPVLEVLAGIPTVVYGFFALLVIAPAVRSIALWINQLLIAWGFADGAVLAAQPTSALAAGIVMGIMVIPFVSSLSDDVIRAVPQSLRDGAYAMGATKAEAVRQVVVPAALPGIIAALLLAVSRAIGETMIVVMAAGQRARISPDPTSDLTTITVQIVALLTGESEFDSPKTLSAFALGLVLFVVTLLFNLVAINVVKRFREKYE, encoded by the coding sequence ATGGATTTCCTGCTTCTCGCGGCGGCAGTGACTCTCGCGTCTTTCGGATTCATCGCCGGACGCCTGCGCGCGGAGCAATTCTCCTTTCCCGGAGACATCCATCCCAACTCCCGCCCCAACGCCCACGGCTACTTCGTCCTGATGTGGAGCCTGGTGCCTGTGGTGCTGGTGGCGATGGGTTACATCTTCTTCGGCGAAGGGACGTCGCGTGCCATCCTGCGGAGCGAACTGCCGGAAGGTTTTTCCATCCTCACGCCGGGCGAACTGACAACCTATCTCGACACCGTCGCCCGCGCAGCGCGCATTCCGAACTTCCTGAGCGGTGAGCATGTCTTCGATACCGTGACGGAGCGGTACGGTGAGATCCGTGGAACAGTCAATATTTTCACGCTGGTCATCGCGTTTGGCCTGTCCATCGCAGGCATGTTCCTTTCCCGCCGTTGCCTGGCGCCCGGCTTCCGGGCGCGCCAGCATGTCGAAAGCGGCATTGAATGGTTCCTGTTCCTGTGCGCAGCGCTGGCCATCGCGACCACGGTGGGCATTGTCGCGTCGCTTATCTTCGAAAGCCTGCGCTTCTTTGCCGAGGTGCCGGTATGGGACTTCCTGCTGGGGACGCGCTGGAATGCGCAGACGAGCGCTGAATTCGGGGCGCTGCCGCTGTTCTTCGGTACCTTCATGATTTCCTTCTTCGCCATGATGGTGGCCGCGCCGGTCGGCCTGTTCGCGGCGATTTACCTGTCGGAATATGCGAGCGGGCAGGTGCGGGCCATCATCAAGCCGGTTCTGGAAGTCCTCGCAGGCATTCCGACGGTCGTTTATGGCTTCTTCGCATTGCTCGTGATTGCCCCTGCGGTGCGGTCCATAGCGTTGTGGATCAACCAGTTGCTGATCGCTTGGGGCTTTGCAGATGGGGCGGTCCTCGCCGCGCAGCCGACCAGCGCGCTCGCCGCTGGGATCGTGATGGGGATCATGGTGATCCCGTTCGTGTCGTCGCTTTCCGATGACGTCATCCGCGCAGTGCCGCAGTCACTGCGGGACGGGGCCTATGCGATGGGCGCGACCAAGGCAGAGGCGGTGCGCCAGGTCGTGGTTCCCGCCGCGCTGCCGGGCATCATCGCAGCGCTGCTGCTGGCGGTGTCCCGCGCCATCGGCGAGACGATGATCGTGGTCATGGCGGCCGGGCAGCGGGCACGGATTTCTCCCGACCCGACCTCGGACCTGACGACCATCACTGTCCAGATTGTGGCCCTGTTGACAGGGGAATCCGAATTCGACAGCCCAAAGA